The DNA segment TGACCAACAATTTTCTCATACAAGCGGTAAGGGCCACCTTTTTAGCTTTTCCCGCTACCAGCAGCCTTTGATAGAAAGCCTTGATCACCGGATTGAAACGAAGCGCTGCCAAGGTACTCCTATAGAGAGTAGAAGGAACATGTGCTCTACCACCCCAGAC comes from the Nitrospiria bacterium genome and includes:
- a CDS encoding IS110 family transposase, whose translation is VWGGRAHVPSTLYRSTLAALRFNPVIKAFYQRLLVAGKAKKVALTACMRKLLVILNAMLKHGTPWKTNFIISP